In the Paroedura picta isolate Pp20150507F chromosome 15, Ppicta_v3.0, whole genome shotgun sequence genome, one interval contains:
- the EIF4G3 gene encoding eukaryotic translation initiation factor 4 gamma 3 isoform X15, producing MAPYPSGQNAAPTTLVYPQAPQTMSTQPQTRSPFFQRPQIQPPRAAIQNSSPSLRPGAQTPAAVYPTNQHIMMVNHLPMPYPMPQGPQYCIPQYRHSGPPYVGPPQQYPVQPPGPGPFYPGPGPGEFPNAYGAPFYPSQPVYQSAPIIVPTQQQQPLPPTKREKKTIRIRDPNQGGKDITEEIMSGGGSRNPTPPTVRPTSTPTPPQLPSQIPEHSLAAYGTAETPPLAGNTHVAATADLKQEEKPKADPVLKSPSPALRPEPSGERKDPAGLAAETPATSPETSPEPPLAALPSPVTGLAAAAPSQPPFATDFGDRSDLASPTLEAPLLLSAVPCLETPIRPPADESSVDVCRDPRRVVQSERQGTASANLMNELNGVSDQVTVTDGVVEREPQEGVPSVVELDTPEATQVEVEGAPSSASEHLSTTPSPPPTLPPSPPLSAAAAASSSPPPPPLPLPVALQGDLEGEESTRTIVSEDVPEALGRMEPEAGGCPKENAESHEGLNARMGHGPAPPAVTAPKTWKKPKDRSQAAEEVDPEAEVQVEDEQRGDRRLDESDQEAMSQERDSPFDLKLAKALEENGEQEGGEPIRNGAENVLEGEGGDRQAGCLESSGEAPACQYKPEQWKPLDTEGKKQYGREFLLDFQFMPACIQKPEGLPPISDVVLDKINQPKPSLRTLDPRILARGPDFTPAFADFGRQMPGGRVTAVSACKVQPPPGLQSLARCGAPACPLLVSSHPPLRNLPIGLLNVGPRRSQPGQRREPRKIITVCVKEDVHLKKAENAWKPSLKRETQVEDPESIKTQELFRKVRSILNKLTPQMFNQLMKQVTDLTVDTEERLKGVIDLVFEKAIDEPSFSVAYANMCRCLVTLKVPMAEKPGSTVNFRKLLLNRCQKEFEKDKADDDVFEKKQKELEAATAAEERTRLHDELEEAKDKARRRSIGNIKFIGELFKLKMLTEAIMHDCVVKLLKNHDEESLECLCRLLTTIGKDLDFEKAKPRMDQYFNQMEKIVKERKTSSRIRFMLQDVIDLRQCNWISRRADQGPKTIEQIHKEAKIEEQEEQRKVQQLMTKDKRRPGVQRVEEGGWNTVQGAKNSRVLDPTKFLKITKPTIDEKIQLVPKAQLGSWGKGSSGGAKVSEIDSLRPSATSLNRFSALQPPGSSVSTSVTSSELDSRRALTSRGSSGREKNDKLLPSSVARPSTFLRGSSSSSSKELLLDNQAQEEQRREMLETVKQLTGGLESDRSSTEADRSKTPEVAKPEIPTYPAQDSKPSLSDEEVERKCRSIIDEFLHISDYKEAMQCVEELDVPDVLPVFVQVGVESTLERSQITRDHLGQLLFQLVQSEKLSKADFFKGFADTLETADDMAIDIPHIWLYLAELVTPMLKEGGISMRELLTEFSKPLLPVGRAGILLSEILHLLCKQMSHKKVAALWREADLSWRDFLPEGEDVHTFLAEQKLDFTETDSSSEALSRKELSGEDLNRQLEKLIMEDKANEEQIFDWVEANLDETQMSSPTFLRALMTAVCKAAIIADSSSLRVDTAVIKQRVPILLKYLDSDTEKELQALYALQASIVKLDQPPNLLRMFFDCLYDEEVISEDAFYKWESSKDPAEQNGKGVALKSVTAFFTWLREAEEESEDN from the exons tttttccaGCGACCTCAAATCCAGCCTCCAAGAGCTGCCATTCAGAACAGCAGCCCTTCCCTCCGCCCAGGGGCACAAACGCCAGCAGCTGTCTATCCAACCAATCAGCACATCATGATGGTGAACCACCTGCCAATGCCCTACCCGATGCCTCAGGGCCCCCAGTACTGTATCCCACAG TATCGTCACAGTGGCCCTCCATACGTGGGGCCACCACAGCAGTACCCTGTTCAGCCACCAGGACCGGGCCCGTTTTATCCAGGACCGGGGCCTGGAGAGTTTCCCAACGCTTACg GAGCACCTTTCTATCCAAGTCAGCCGGTGTATCAGTCAGCACCCATCATAGTGCCTACGCAGCAACAgcagcccctcccacccaccaagCGGGAGAAGAAAACG ATTCGCATCCGAGATCCAAATCAGGGGGGCAAAGACATAACAGAAGAAATTATGTCTGGAGGAGGTAGCAGAAACCCCACACCTCCAACTGTTCGGCCTACATCAACACCCACTCCTCCCCAG ctgcccagcCAGATCCCAGAGCACAGCCTTGCAGCCTACGGGACTGCAGAGACCCCTCCCCTTGCGGGCAACACTCACGTTGCTGCAACTGCTGACCTGAAGCAAG AAGAGAAGCCTAAAGCAGATCCAGTATTAAAatctccttcccctgccctcagACCAGAACCTAGTGGAGAGAGAAAGGACCCAGCAGGCCTGGCTGCAGAGACCCCTGCCACCTCCCCAGAGACCTCCCCAGAGCCTCCTCTGGCTGCTTTGCCCTCCCCTGTCACAGGTTTGGCTGCTGCTGCACCTAGTCAGCCTCCATTTGCAACAGACTTTGGGGACCGAAGTGACCTCGCTTCTCCCACACTGGAAGCCCCTCTTCTTCTCAGTGCAGTGCCCTGCTTGGAAACACCCATCAGACCTCCAGCAGATGAGAGCAGCGTGGATGTCTGCAGGGATCCCAGGCGAGTGGTCCAAAGCGAGCGCCAAGGGACAGCTAGTGCTAATTTAATGAATGAACTCAATGGAGTCAGCGATCAGGTGACTGTGACTGATGGTGTTGTAGAGCGAGAGCCACAGGAGGGAGTGCCCTCAGTGGTGGAGCTGGACACCCCAGAAGCCACCCAGGTGGAAGTGGAAGGTGCGCCGTCTTCAGCTTCCGAGCATCTTTCTACCACTCCATCTCCGCCTCCCACGCTGCCTCCCAGccctcccctctctgctgctgccgccgcctcttccagcccgcctcctcctcctctcccactaCCTGTTGCTCTTCAGGGGGAtttagaaggagaggagagcacAAGAACTATCGTCAGCGAAGATGTTCCAGAAGCACTAGGGAGAATGGAGCCAGAGGCAGGGGGTTGTCCCAAGGAGAATGCTGAGTCTCATGAAGGCCTGAATGCCAGGATGGGCCATGGACCAG CCCCACCAGCTGTAACTGCACCAAAGACGTGGAAGAAACCAAAAGATCGGAGCCAAGCTGCTGAGGAGGTGGACCCTGAAGCTGAG GTGCAAGTGGAAGACGAGCAGAGAGGTGACCGGAGGCTTGACGAATCTGATCAAGAGGCGATGAGTCAGGAGAGAGACTCCCCCTTTGACCTTAAATTAGCAAAGGCCTTGGAAGAAAATGGAGAGCAGGAAGGGGGGGAACCCATCCGCAATGGTGCCGagaatgttttggagggggaaggaggcgaCAGGCAAGCAGGCTGCCTCGAGAGCTCCGGCGAAGCCCCAGCCTGCCAATATAAGCCAG AGCAGTGGAAGCCCCTGGACACAGAAGGGAAAAAGCAGTATGGCCGAGAGTTCCTCCTGGACTTCCAATTCATGCCTGCCTGCATCCAGAAGCCAGAGGGACTGCCACCCATCAGTGACGTTGTCCTTGACAAG ATCAATCAGCCAAAGCCGTCCCTTCGAACTTTGGATCCACGCATCTTGGCACGTGGTCCAGATTTCACACCAGCGTTTGCTGATTTTGGAAGACAGATGCCTGGTGGACGGGTGACAGCAGTAAGT GCCTGCAAAGTGCAGCcccctcctggactccagtctcTTGCTCGGTGTGGCGCCCCAGCCTGCCCTTTGCTGGTCTCCTCTCACCCACCACTGCGGAACCTGCCGATAGGG CTGTTGAATGTTGGGCCACGGAGATCTCAGCCAGGTCAGAGACGGGAGCCCCGAAAGATCATCACTGTTTGTGTCAAAGAGGATGTCCACCTAAAGAAGGCCGAGAATGCCTGGAAGCCGAGCCTGAAACGAGAGACCCAAGTGGAAGACCCTGAGAGCATCAAGACCCAG GAGCTGTTCCGCAAAGTTCGAAGTATCTTGAACAAGCTGACCCCCCAGATGTTCAATCAGTTAATGAAGCAAGTGACTGATCTGACTGTGGacactgaggaaaggctgaaaggtGTCATCGACCTGGTGTTTGAGAAGGCCATTGATGAGCCCAGCTTCTCAGTGGCTTATGCAAACATGTGTCGATGTCTTGTCACG CTGAAGGTGCCCATGGCAGAGAAGCCTGGCAGCACGGTGAACTTCCGCAAGCTGCTGCTGAATCGTTGCCAGAAGGAATTTGAAAAGGATAAAGCTGACGATGATGTCTttgagaagaagcagaaggaacTGGAAGCTGCTACCGCA GCCGAGGAGAGGACACGACTCCATGATGAACTGGAAGAGGCAAAGGACAAGGCACGCCGGCGCTCCATTGGCAACATCAAGTTCATTGGGGAGCTCTTCAAACTGAAGATGTTGACAGAGGCCATCATGCACGACTGCGTGGTGAAGCTCCTGAAGAACCATGACGAGGAGTCCTTGGAGTGCCTCTGCCGCCTCTTGACCACCATTGGCAAAGACTTGGACTTTGAGAAAGCCAAG CCCCGCATGGATCAGTATTTCAACCAAATGGAAAAGATAGTGAAAGAGAGAAAAACTTCGTCAAGGATCCGCTTCATGCTTCAAGATGTCATTGACCTCAGGCAG TGCAATTGGATATCACGGAGGGCAGATCAGGGCCCCAAGACAATAGAGCAGATCCATAAAGAAGCAAAAATTGAAGAGCAGGAGGAGCAACGCAAGGTCCAGCAGTTGATGACCAAAGATAAGAGAAGGCCTG gtGTCCAGAGGGTGGAGGAGGGTGGTTGGAACACTGTGCAAGGGGCAAAAAATAGCCGTGTACTGGACCCCACCAAGTTCCTTAAAATCACCAAG CCCACAATAGATGAAAAGATCCAGCTTGTGCCTAAAGCCCAGTTGGGCAGCTGGGGAAAAGGCAGCAGCGGTGGAGCAAAGGTCAGCGAGATAG ATTCCTTACGACCAAGTGCCACTAGTTTGAACCGCTTCTCTGCACTGCAGCCTCCCGGGTCATCTGTCTCCACTTCAGTCACCTCCTCGGAGTTGGACTCTCGCAGGGCCTTAACTAG TCGCGGGAGTTCAGGCAGAGAGAAGAACGACAAGCTGCTGCCCTCTTCTGTTGCCCGGCCCAGCACTTTCCtgcggggcagcagcagcagcagcagcaaagagctCCTCCTGGACAACCAGGCTCAAGAGGAACAGCGGAGGGAGATGCTGGAGACGGTGAAGCAGTTGACCGGGGGCCTGGAGAGTGACCGTAGCAGCACCGAGGCTGATAGGAGCAAAACCCCGGAAGTGG CCAAACCTGAAATCCCCACCTACCCTGCCCAAGACAGCAAGCCTTCCCTATCAGACGAGGAAGTGGAGAGAAAGTGCCGATCGATCATTGATGAATTCCTGCACATTAGTGACTACAAG GAAGCAATGCAGTGTGTGGAGGAGCTGGATGTGCCGGACGTGCTGCCTGTTTTTGTGCAGGTGGGGGTGGAGTCCACCCTTGAGCGGAGTCAGATCACTAGAGATCActtgggccagttgctctttCAGCTGGTGCAGTCAGAGAAGCTGAGCAAGGCAGACTTCTTCAAGGG GTTTGCAGACACCTTGGAGACAGCAGATGACATGGCCATCGACATCCCACACATCTGGTTGTACTTGGCTGAACTTGTGACCCCCATGTTGAAAGAAGGAGGAATCTCTATGAGAGAACTTCTGAC AGAGTTTAGCAAGCCGTTGCTTCCGGTGGGAAGAGCTGGCATCTTACTTTCCGAAATATTGCACCTTCTATGCAAGCAAATG AGCCATAAGAAAGTAGCAGCCCTGTGGAGGGAGGCTGACCTCAGTTGGAGAGACTTCTTACCCGAAGGTGAAGATGTCCACACCTTCCTTGCTGAGCAG aagTTGGACTTCACAGAAACAGACAGTTCCTCAGAAGCACTTTCAAGGAAAGAACTCTCTGGGGAAGACCTAAACAGACAGCTGGAGAAACTCATTATGGAGGACAAGGCGAATGAAGAGCAGATCTTCGACTGGGTGGAG GCAAATCTAGATGAGACCCAAATGAGTTCACCTACATTCCTTAGAGCTTTAATGACAGCAGTTTGTAAAGCAGCTATTATAG CGGATAGTTCTAGCTTGAGGGTGGACACTGCTGTTATCAAGCAGAGAGTGCCGATCTTACTTAAGTACCTAGACTCAGACACGGAGAAGGAACTACAAGCACTTTACGCACTACAAGCATCAATAGTAAAACTTGACCAGCCTCCGA ATTTGTTACGGATGTTTTTCGATTGCCTGTATGATGAGGAGGTGATATCAGAGGATGCCTTCTACAAGTGGGAAAGCAGCAAAGACCCGGCAGAGCAGAACGGCAAGGGTGTAGCGCTTAAGTCGGTCACAGCATTCTTCACGTGGCTACGAGAAGCTGAAGAGGAGTCAGAGGATAATTAA
- the EIF4G3 gene encoding eukaryotic translation initiation factor 4 gamma 3 isoform X28, with the protein MAPYPSGQNAAPTTLVYPQAPQTMSTQPQTRSPFFQRPQIQPPRAAIQNSSPSLRPGAQTPAAVYPTNQHIMMVNHLPMPYPMPQGPQYCIPQYRHSGPPYVGPPQQYPVQPPGPGPFYPGPGPGEFPNAYGAPFYPSQPVYQSAPIIVPTQQQQPLPPTKREKKTIRIRDPNQGGKDITEEIMSGGGSRNPTPPTVRPTSTPTPPQQLPSQIPEHSLAAYGTAETPPLAGNTHVAATADLKQEEKPKADPVLKSPSPALRPEPSGERKDPAGLAAETPATSPETSPEPPLAALPSPVTGLAAAAPSQPPFATDFGDRSDLASPTLEAPLLLSAVPCLETPIRPPADESSVDVCRDPRRVVQSERQGTASANLMNELNGVSDQVTVTDGVVEREPQEGVPSVVELDTPEATQVEVEGAPSSASEHLSTTPSPPPTLPPSPPLSAAAAASSSPPPPPLPLPVALQGDLEGEESTRTIVSEDVPEALGRMEPEAGGCPKENAESHEGLNARMGHGPAPPAVTAPKTWKKPKDRSQAAEEVDPEAEVQVEDEQRGDRRLDESDQEAMSQERDSPFDLKLAKALEENGEQEGGEPIRNGAENVLEGEGGDRQAGCLESSGEAPACQYKPEQWKPLDTEGKKQYGREFLLDFQFMPACIQKPEGLPPISDVVLDKINQPKPSLRTLDPRILARGPDFTPAFADFGRQMPGGRVTALLNVGPRRSQPGQRREPRKIITVCVKEDVHLKKAENAWKPSLKRETQVEDPESIKTQELFRKVRSILNKLTPQMFNQLMKQVTDLTVDTEERLKGVIDLVFEKAIDEPSFSVAYANMCRCLVTLKVPMAEKPGSTVNFRKLLLNRCQKEFEKDKADDDVFEKKQKELEAATAAEERTRLHDELEEAKDKARRRSIGNIKFIGELFKLKMLTEAIMHDCVVKLLKNHDEESLECLCRLLTTIGKDLDFEKAKPRMDQYFNQMEKIVKERKTSSRIRFMLQDVIDLRQCNWISRRADQGPKTIEQIHKEAKIEEQEEQRKVQQLMTKDKRRPGVQRVEEGGWNTVQGAKNSRVLDPTKFLKITKPTIDEKIQLVPKAQLGSWGKGSSGGAKVSEIDSLRPSATSLNRFSALQPPGSSVSTSVTSSELDSRRALTSRGSSGREKNDKLLPSSVARPSTFLRGSSSSSSKELLLDNQAQEEQRREMLETVKQLTGGLESDRSSTEADRSKTPEVAKPEIPTYPAQDSKPSLSDEEVERKCRSIIDEFLHISDYKEAMQCVEELDVPDVLPVFVQVGVESTLERSQITRDHLGQLLFQLVQSEKLSKADFFKGFADTLETADDMAIDIPHIWLYLAELVTPMLKEGGISMRELLTEFSKPLLPVGRAGILLSEILHLLCKQMSHKKVAALWREADLSWRDFLPEGEDVHTFLAEQKLDFTETDSSSEALSRKELSGEDLNRQLEKLIMEDKANEEQIFDWVEANLDETQMSSPTFLRALMTAVCKAAIIADSSSLRVDTAVIKQRVPILLKYLDSDTEKELQALYALQASIVKLDQPPNLLRMFFDCLYDEEVISEDAFYKWESSKDPAEQNGKGVALKSVTAFFTWLREAEEESEDN; encoded by the exons tttttccaGCGACCTCAAATCCAGCCTCCAAGAGCTGCCATTCAGAACAGCAGCCCTTCCCTCCGCCCAGGGGCACAAACGCCAGCAGCTGTCTATCCAACCAATCAGCACATCATGATGGTGAACCACCTGCCAATGCCCTACCCGATGCCTCAGGGCCCCCAGTACTGTATCCCACAG TATCGTCACAGTGGCCCTCCATACGTGGGGCCACCACAGCAGTACCCTGTTCAGCCACCAGGACCGGGCCCGTTTTATCCAGGACCGGGGCCTGGAGAGTTTCCCAACGCTTACg GAGCACCTTTCTATCCAAGTCAGCCGGTGTATCAGTCAGCACCCATCATAGTGCCTACGCAGCAACAgcagcccctcccacccaccaagCGGGAGAAGAAAACG ATTCGCATCCGAGATCCAAATCAGGGGGGCAAAGACATAACAGAAGAAATTATGTCTGGAGGAGGTAGCAGAAACCCCACACCTCCAACTGTTCGGCCTACATCAACACCCACTCCTCCCCAG cagctgcccagcCAGATCCCAGAGCACAGCCTTGCAGCCTACGGGACTGCAGAGACCCCTCCCCTTGCGGGCAACACTCACGTTGCTGCAACTGCTGACCTGAAGCAAG AAGAGAAGCCTAAAGCAGATCCAGTATTAAAatctccttcccctgccctcagACCAGAACCTAGTGGAGAGAGAAAGGACCCAGCAGGCCTGGCTGCAGAGACCCCTGCCACCTCCCCAGAGACCTCCCCAGAGCCTCCTCTGGCTGCTTTGCCCTCCCCTGTCACAGGTTTGGCTGCTGCTGCACCTAGTCAGCCTCCATTTGCAACAGACTTTGGGGACCGAAGTGACCTCGCTTCTCCCACACTGGAAGCCCCTCTTCTTCTCAGTGCAGTGCCCTGCTTGGAAACACCCATCAGACCTCCAGCAGATGAGAGCAGCGTGGATGTCTGCAGGGATCCCAGGCGAGTGGTCCAAAGCGAGCGCCAAGGGACAGCTAGTGCTAATTTAATGAATGAACTCAATGGAGTCAGCGATCAGGTGACTGTGACTGATGGTGTTGTAGAGCGAGAGCCACAGGAGGGAGTGCCCTCAGTGGTGGAGCTGGACACCCCAGAAGCCACCCAGGTGGAAGTGGAAGGTGCGCCGTCTTCAGCTTCCGAGCATCTTTCTACCACTCCATCTCCGCCTCCCACGCTGCCTCCCAGccctcccctctctgctgctgccgccgcctcttccagcccgcctcctcctcctctcccactaCCTGTTGCTCTTCAGGGGGAtttagaaggagaggagagcacAAGAACTATCGTCAGCGAAGATGTTCCAGAAGCACTAGGGAGAATGGAGCCAGAGGCAGGGGGTTGTCCCAAGGAGAATGCTGAGTCTCATGAAGGCCTGAATGCCAGGATGGGCCATGGACCAG CCCCACCAGCTGTAACTGCACCAAAGACGTGGAAGAAACCAAAAGATCGGAGCCAAGCTGCTGAGGAGGTGGACCCTGAAGCTGAG GTGCAAGTGGAAGACGAGCAGAGAGGTGACCGGAGGCTTGACGAATCTGATCAAGAGGCGATGAGTCAGGAGAGAGACTCCCCCTTTGACCTTAAATTAGCAAAGGCCTTGGAAGAAAATGGAGAGCAGGAAGGGGGGGAACCCATCCGCAATGGTGCCGagaatgttttggagggggaaggaggcgaCAGGCAAGCAGGCTGCCTCGAGAGCTCCGGCGAAGCCCCAGCCTGCCAATATAAGCCAG AGCAGTGGAAGCCCCTGGACACAGAAGGGAAAAAGCAGTATGGCCGAGAGTTCCTCCTGGACTTCCAATTCATGCCTGCCTGCATCCAGAAGCCAGAGGGACTGCCACCCATCAGTGACGTTGTCCTTGACAAG ATCAATCAGCCAAAGCCGTCCCTTCGAACTTTGGATCCACGCATCTTGGCACGTGGTCCAGATTTCACACCAGCGTTTGCTGATTTTGGAAGACAGATGCCTGGTGGACGGGTGACAGCA CTGTTGAATGTTGGGCCACGGAGATCTCAGCCAGGTCAGAGACGGGAGCCCCGAAAGATCATCACTGTTTGTGTCAAAGAGGATGTCCACCTAAAGAAGGCCGAGAATGCCTGGAAGCCGAGCCTGAAACGAGAGACCCAAGTGGAAGACCCTGAGAGCATCAAGACCCAG GAGCTGTTCCGCAAAGTTCGAAGTATCTTGAACAAGCTGACCCCCCAGATGTTCAATCAGTTAATGAAGCAAGTGACTGATCTGACTGTGGacactgaggaaaggctgaaaggtGTCATCGACCTGGTGTTTGAGAAGGCCATTGATGAGCCCAGCTTCTCAGTGGCTTATGCAAACATGTGTCGATGTCTTGTCACG CTGAAGGTGCCCATGGCAGAGAAGCCTGGCAGCACGGTGAACTTCCGCAAGCTGCTGCTGAATCGTTGCCAGAAGGAATTTGAAAAGGATAAAGCTGACGATGATGTCTttgagaagaagcagaaggaacTGGAAGCTGCTACCGCA GCCGAGGAGAGGACACGACTCCATGATGAACTGGAAGAGGCAAAGGACAAGGCACGCCGGCGCTCCATTGGCAACATCAAGTTCATTGGGGAGCTCTTCAAACTGAAGATGTTGACAGAGGCCATCATGCACGACTGCGTGGTGAAGCTCCTGAAGAACCATGACGAGGAGTCCTTGGAGTGCCTCTGCCGCCTCTTGACCACCATTGGCAAAGACTTGGACTTTGAGAAAGCCAAG CCCCGCATGGATCAGTATTTCAACCAAATGGAAAAGATAGTGAAAGAGAGAAAAACTTCGTCAAGGATCCGCTTCATGCTTCAAGATGTCATTGACCTCAGGCAG TGCAATTGGATATCACGGAGGGCAGATCAGGGCCCCAAGACAATAGAGCAGATCCATAAAGAAGCAAAAATTGAAGAGCAGGAGGAGCAACGCAAGGTCCAGCAGTTGATGACCAAAGATAAGAGAAGGCCTG gtGTCCAGAGGGTGGAGGAGGGTGGTTGGAACACTGTGCAAGGGGCAAAAAATAGCCGTGTACTGGACCCCACCAAGTTCCTTAAAATCACCAAG CCCACAATAGATGAAAAGATCCAGCTTGTGCCTAAAGCCCAGTTGGGCAGCTGGGGAAAAGGCAGCAGCGGTGGAGCAAAGGTCAGCGAGATAG ATTCCTTACGACCAAGTGCCACTAGTTTGAACCGCTTCTCTGCACTGCAGCCTCCCGGGTCATCTGTCTCCACTTCAGTCACCTCCTCGGAGTTGGACTCTCGCAGGGCCTTAACTAG TCGCGGGAGTTCAGGCAGAGAGAAGAACGACAAGCTGCTGCCCTCTTCTGTTGCCCGGCCCAGCACTTTCCtgcggggcagcagcagcagcagcagcaaagagctCCTCCTGGACAACCAGGCTCAAGAGGAACAGCGGAGGGAGATGCTGGAGACGGTGAAGCAGTTGACCGGGGGCCTGGAGAGTGACCGTAGCAGCACCGAGGCTGATAGGAGCAAAACCCCGGAAGTGG CCAAACCTGAAATCCCCACCTACCCTGCCCAAGACAGCAAGCCTTCCCTATCAGACGAGGAAGTGGAGAGAAAGTGCCGATCGATCATTGATGAATTCCTGCACATTAGTGACTACAAG GAAGCAATGCAGTGTGTGGAGGAGCTGGATGTGCCGGACGTGCTGCCTGTTTTTGTGCAGGTGGGGGTGGAGTCCACCCTTGAGCGGAGTCAGATCACTAGAGATCActtgggccagttgctctttCAGCTGGTGCAGTCAGAGAAGCTGAGCAAGGCAGACTTCTTCAAGGG GTTTGCAGACACCTTGGAGACAGCAGATGACATGGCCATCGACATCCCACACATCTGGTTGTACTTGGCTGAACTTGTGACCCCCATGTTGAAAGAAGGAGGAATCTCTATGAGAGAACTTCTGAC AGAGTTTAGCAAGCCGTTGCTTCCGGTGGGAAGAGCTGGCATCTTACTTTCCGAAATATTGCACCTTCTATGCAAGCAAATG AGCCATAAGAAAGTAGCAGCCCTGTGGAGGGAGGCTGACCTCAGTTGGAGAGACTTCTTACCCGAAGGTGAAGATGTCCACACCTTCCTTGCTGAGCAG aagTTGGACTTCACAGAAACAGACAGTTCCTCAGAAGCACTTTCAAGGAAAGAACTCTCTGGGGAAGACCTAAACAGACAGCTGGAGAAACTCATTATGGAGGACAAGGCGAATGAAGAGCAGATCTTCGACTGGGTGGAG GCAAATCTAGATGAGACCCAAATGAGTTCACCTACATTCCTTAGAGCTTTAATGACAGCAGTTTGTAAAGCAGCTATTATAG CGGATAGTTCTAGCTTGAGGGTGGACACTGCTGTTATCAAGCAGAGAGTGCCGATCTTACTTAAGTACCTAGACTCAGACACGGAGAAGGAACTACAAGCACTTTACGCACTACAAGCATCAATAGTAAAACTTGACCAGCCTCCGA ATTTGTTACGGATGTTTTTCGATTGCCTGTATGATGAGGAGGTGATATCAGAGGATGCCTTCTACAAGTGGGAAAGCAGCAAAGACCCGGCAGAGCAGAACGGCAAGGGTGTAGCGCTTAAGTCGGTCACAGCATTCTTCACGTGGCTACGAGAAGCTGAAGAGGAGTCAGAGGATAATTAA